DNA from Daucus carota subsp. sativus chromosome 1, DH1 v3.0, whole genome shotgun sequence:
GGGCCGCAGAATGGCAGTCCTGAGATTAGTGAGACCCTAGTCAAAATCAGTTTTCGAAAGCCCTAGAATATGTACTGCAGAGGATTTGGAAAGTTTTGGGACCAAAGGCGCTAAAAGATAGAAATACAAACATTTTTTCAACTTATTTTTCTGTAAAAAtactgaaaaataaataaattctatcTTAGCATTTTTTTTACTTGCATGATAAGTGccgaaagtaaaataaaaaatcactgCACCCAGAGTCCACAGATGAACTTATGAGCGAAAAGTTGAAGTTACCCAAAACAACATCCTGAACAATCATTTGTCCAAAAATGAAAACTTTCCTGTCTGTAAAACCTCTATCCCCTTTCTTCTCCAAATTCTAAAACCCTCCATATCCATATCCTccccccatctctctctctctctccccccccatCGCTCTCTCTTCCCCTCCCTCTCTTTAAAATGACACTCCACACTATCTTTACTCTGTCTCCCCCACTTCCCATCTCTCTAAAATCTTCGTTTCCACCCAAATTCTTGAAAACCCACTGCCCTAATTTCCCAATTTTTCGAATAAAATCCCCTCTTTCTCTAACCCCATTTGCCATTGGCCCTGATGGAAAATTCTACCCAACCCCATCTGACAACGACCCACCTGAAGCCGCTGAAGACGCTACTCATGGTGTTAATAAGTACACCCAGATCAGTCGCCAGGCTTCTCGGGCTCGAAAAATCGCAGATGAGGAATACAAGAAAGACCAGTCCATTTTTCTGAATGCCATTGCTGATGTGGAAGATGCACCAGACAATCCCAATTTAGCTGAGGAAAATGATTCTGGGGATGATTTGTTTGGGGAAATTGATAAAGCTATTGCCTTGAAAAGAAAAGAGTTTGTTAAGCAAGGCTTGTTGAAGCCGAACCCGAAGAAGGAGAAAGGGAAGGCTGGTGAAGTGGTTGATGAATTGGAGCCTGAAGAAGCTGATGATTTGGAGGAGATTGATGAGTTACAGGGATTGGCTGGCAATGTCGAGGACTCGGAGTTGGAAAGTTCTGATCTTGAGGTTAGTGATGATGATTTGAGAAAGAATGATTTGTCTGATAATGAATCTTTTGATGTTGATTTCAATAGTTTTGGTAGTGGTAAAGCTAGAATTGTTGATCCTAAGTTTAGAATGACATTAGCTGAGCTTTTGGATGAAAGTAAGGTTGTTCCAGTGTCGGTCTACGGGAATTTAGAAATTGAGATTACGGGTATTCAACATGACTCGAGGATGGTTGAGTCGGgtgatttgtttgtttgttgtgTTGGGAAGAAGAATGATGGGCATTTGTTTTTAAGTGAGGCTGATAAGAGAGGGGCTGTTGCGGTTGTGGCAAGTAAGGAGATAGATATTGAAGATACGTTAGGATGTAAGGCATTGGTTCTTGTTGAAGATACAAGTGCGGTTCTTGCAGCATTGTCTGCATCGTTTTTTAGGTATCCGTCGAAGAAGATGTCTGTTATAGGAATAACGGGAACAAATGGTAAGACAACTACTTCATACTTAATCAAGGGAATGTATGAAGCTATGGGAGTGAGAACTGGAATGTTAAGTTCCGTGGAATACTATATACATGGGGATAACAAGTTGGAGTCACCACATACGGCACCAGATACTGTTCTAGTTCAGAAATTAATGGCAAAGATGGAGCATAATGGGACAGAAGCTCTTGTTATGGAAGCTTCTTCACATGGACTTGCTTCAGGGAGGTGTGATGAAATCGATTTTGATATTGCAGTTTTCACTAATTTGACTAAAGGTCATTCGGATTTTGATGGGTCTGAGGAAGAATATAGGGATGCCAAGGCAAAGTTATTCTCGAGGATGGTGGACCCAGAAAGGCACCGGAAAATTGTTAACATTGATGACCCACATGCAGCTTTCTTTATATCCCAAGGGAACCCAGAAGTGCCTGTGGTGACCTTTGCCATGGAGAATAAAAATGCTGATATTCATCCATTAAAGTATGAATTATCCTTGTTTGAGACACAGGTGTTAGTTAACACACCTCAGGGTATATTGGAGATCTCATCAGGTTTGCTGGGTAGGCATAACATTTACAATATCCTAGCAGCTGTTGCAGTCGGAATTGCAGTTGGGGCACCTTTAGAGGATATTGTTAGAGGTATTGAAGAGGTTGATGCGGTGCCGGGTAGATGCGAGTTGATAGATGAGGAGCAGGCCTTTGGGGTAATAGTGGACTATGCAAATACTCCTGATGGTCTGTCTAGACTCCTTGATCTTGTCAGGGAGCTTGGTCCAAGGAGGGTCATTACAGGTATTCTTCTTAAATGTTTTGAACTCTCAGTTGCGGATTTAGAcatatattattagattaaacaatgcacaattttttttgaacaagCTTTACTGTCTAAGAACAAGCTTAGCTTCTACTAATGAATGAATTCTTTCTCTGACCAAACTTTCATGTAAATGTGAAGTTATTGGGTGTTgtggagagagcgagagagggaAGAGGCCATTGATGACAAAAATCTCAACAGAGAAAAGTGATGTGACTTTGTTAACATCTGACAATCCAAGAAACGAGGATCCATGTAAGTTTGCTGACCAAGAAAGAAGATAATATGTTCGAGATTTATTCTTGAGCCATAGCCTATATAATGTTTTTTAGTTTGTTGCAACCTTGATCTCTGAAATACAAGTCATCTTAATCACGTTGTATTTTCTTAATGTCTGGCTCATACAAGGTAACCGAGAACCTACTAATGTCTTTGTATTTGTTTTCACCAGTGGACATCTTGGATGACATGTTGTCTGGTGTGGGGATGACTATGCAGGATTACTTGAAACATGGAGAAAATGACTATTACCCGCCACTTCCCAATGGTAACAGACTTTTTCTTCATGACATTAGACGGGTAGCTGTACGTGCTGCTGTTGCCATGGGCGAGGAAGGTGACGTTGTGGTAAGTGTAGCAACAAATTTGATCCTTTTCTTGTCTTTTGACATCTGAAGTAAAATATCTATGAGCAGTTTACGAAGGCACACAATTTGAGTATTACATTGAATCAGGAGTACAATCaaacaatttaataaattacaagTTTAGGAAGTGAAGATAACTATCTGTAGCCATAAATTGAATACATTTGACGCTCGCAAATAAACCTTTTCTGCACTCTTAACTTGCCTTGCATCCCTCTCTTGATGCAATAATCAGATCTTGGAACTGTAATTTATGTTTGAGACTGGAAAGGTCTTTTTGCATTTTAATGTTACTGTCCATATGTTGAAGGTGGTTGCTGGCAAAGGCCATGAAACATATGATATTGAGGGTGACAAAAAGGAGTTCTTTGATGATCGTGAAGAATGCCGAGAAGCGTTGCAGTATGTTGATGAACTTCACCAAGCAGGAATTGACACGAGTGAATTTCCATGGCGGTAAgttaatttgttattattttgcATGCAATGCATAATGATACGCAATTGTGAGTTGCTAGTCATTGAAAATGGTAAATTTATGTTTTCTTATAGAactcaaaatcaagtaatttttTATGCTTGTAGTTGAATGATGATGTGTTCTATTATTCACACTGAAACAGGTTGCCGGAGAGTCATTGAGGTCTAGCCAAAAGAAAGGTATAGAGAAAATATTGATGTTAGCTGAAGCTTTGGAGCCTCTGGGCTGGAATGTGGGCTCTCCATAAATTCAAATTGGAATATATCTGCATTCCCGTTCAAAATTTAAGATATTACCAAATTTTAAGGTCAGTAGCTTTTTTCGAAAATCCTGGTTGCTAATCATGATATGTTAatccaattatatatataaaactatcatattatatataacagttTGATGTGTATTTGctctatccaagtgaagaagctttAAATATTTTCTCCGCTTAAGTATGCTTCAAAATTTCGAGGTTGATTTCTCATCTTAGAATATGGTATCCATGAGACAAGTTAAATTATTGCTAGATAAATacataaatgtttaaataaattaaaaggtCCGGACCGTCCGGTTAAGCAAAATATTAAGAAAAGTCTTTTTGACCTTGTTTGGATAAAATCTACATTCACTGTTAAGCTTATTATAGAGTTCTACTTAACTAGCATGAGTCTATTGCAGAAGGGGTGTGACGTGTACTTGTAAACCTTATGTCTGTGCAATTGTGCATCTATTATTTCATATCCAAATGTTTTGTGTTTGTGCCATGTGTAGAGTCACCACAACCATCCCTGAAGTAAAAAGCACTTGAGTCCATGTCTCATACAGCTTTTCTGAAGtgaatttaataaaatcttaaagACGTATTTCCTGAAAGGCCTTAACAGGTGGTTTAGTTGCTTTTACGGCACAGTATGAATTTTCTGCTTGAATCTGAATTTTCATATTAACAGTAGACCAATACAATTTATAACACATTGCATACCAATATTTGGGCTTTTTAGTCGAATCCGATTGCGTATTTTGGGActtcttataaattaaatttcttctTGTTTGCTGTGCAGTTATCCGGCCTGGCTGCTTCATGAAACTGTTATATTGGTAGTTCTAGGTAAAGGTACAAATTTTGTAGCAAGTAGATAGTTTAGTTCTTATAGTGTCAACTAGAACTGTCGACCGCTTCTCTCTTGGAGACTAGTGTTCCCGGACTTTCAATGTATATTTGTTCTATACATGTTACTGAAGAACACACGCTATTACATCGAAATATGTTCTGAATCATTGTAATCATTTACGAACTGGGCTCTGTACTTAATTTAAGCATTGGTTTGAGGCTGTTGAACAAGGTTTTCCAGAGCTTTATACTTATCAGAACTTACAGTTGAATTGTTGGAtgaaatttaatgttttttcaAGTGTATATCATCCtattcatatctgaatctttagACTGTAGTGCTCTAAGTTGCTAAATCATAACCAGATCATCTACTTTGTACAAATTCCAAgatatcttaaaaatatgaGCCAACACATTTTTGAgcaaattatttgaatttaggatcttaaaagtaatttttaagcATCTGTTATTAGGATTTCACATGGGATCCAAATTGTATTAGTAAACTGGTTTAAGCtcatttaagaaataaatatttatgtaattgTTATCCTACTACAAAAGATAAAATTATCTCAAACTAGTTTGaactcaaaattaatgtaaattcaaattcaagaaacaaatattttcaagattttcatcttatcacaaaataaaattatcccAGACCAGCTCAAACTCAAAATAAATGCAAATTCGAATTcaagaaataaatattttcgaAAATTTCAGTTTATCAGTAACATACATAATTTCGAATATCGGATCGGTTATTGCAATATTTGTTCATTGGTTTACCAAACAAGGAGGTACTAGTCAGGTAGGTGTATCAAAAGGATATAACagcaaaaaatttaattatagtgATGGTTATTCCTTACACATGACTCTCAGTATCTGCCAACTCTTGTCAACAACATCCAGAAATCAATGCactttataaattcaaatattcttgaaaatccaatctttttcttcctttttcagAGTTGAAACTCCCCAGAAGATGCATAAATTGGGTAAAGCTGCTGAGTTGCAATGCAGGTTGATTAGTGGATCATCTCTTCTCTGTTGATCAGTGGTAAATTCTGGTCTATGAATAATAactgttttttttgtttatcagTTTGATTAGTTTCATTCTGTTGCATGCAATCTCTCTTCTGCTGCAGTTTTAGTAATCATGATTCGGCTTTAATTCTggttttttcatttaaatttttgattagtTTGATGTAGGGTTACTTGTGCATGCTGGTATCTTGTTTCTGTGAATACATTAGCACTTGATGCATTTCTTGTTATACTGAAATGTTCCTTTTCGAACTGGGATTCGAGTTGTCAGTGATTTCCATAGTCCAGTTTGTTGAATTAGGCCTCTTGTCAGAATTTTGTGCAAAATTTAGTCTTTTAGGAGTAATTTGTGTGACCTCATCAGATGTTATCTGCTATTGATCATGTATTTTAATGCCAATATGaggatctttttttttttccccaatTGAAATTGTTAATAGGTTTTTATGGGGGTTCCCCCTCTATGCTGGGTAATTTTGTAGTTTTCTTTTTACAGTTATGAGCATGATAGTGAAGCTGTACAATTGGTAATAACCCGAGGTGAGAAAATGAGTGGAGACGGGAATTTTCAGCAGATATGGAATTTTAGGAGCAAAGATGATGATATTGATTCCTCAAGTGATGATTCAAAATCTAGTAAAGGTGAAGCAAAGCGTGACCTGGCTTCTGCTTTGATCTTTGTTGGCAATGACGACAATAGTGATGATCCAGGTAATGAAAAGATAGATCAAGTTCAGCCAGGTGAAGGTGTGCAATCAAAAAAACCTAGGCCAAAGAAACAACCAACAACGAAggctaaagaaaagaagagcAAGACAGAGACAGAGACAAAGGCGGATACAACAAAGGCAAAGGCGCAGACAACAAAGGCTAGAGGCAAAAAGAGCAAGACAGAGAGAAAAACAGAGAAGGTATCTAGGAAAGGAATCAgtaagagaaagaaaaaaattagtGCTCTAAATTCCGCTTTACTCAATGAGTTTAAGATTTTCACAGAGACAATAATACAAGATCTTAGAGTTCAGAGGGAACAGATGTTTGCCCAAATGAAAGAAGAGATGCAGAAGCTGGTGTCTGTTGAGTTGAATACTGTGAAAACAACAAAACCGAAGAGCAGAAAGATAGCTGGCCAGGTAAGGCATGTCAAGAGCACTGAATCAGACATGAGACCTTGGAACAGTAGCGATGGAACTCTGGGACGGTCTATAGTAAGCAGCTGGATTCCAGACTCTAATAATTACTCCAACGTTTTAGATGAGCGCGTTACTTATGACCACCAAGCTGTACAAAACCTCAGCTCAAACAAAAAGGAAAAAGGAGAACCTATGGGATTGTTGGCAAAGCAACCAATGTACACATGTAATCAATCTGATCAGTTTGTGGCTTCCTCTTACGTGACACTACCATCCCCCCCATCAGGGAAACTACTAGAGCATCAGAACACTGATTCGCCTTTCAGA
Protein-coding regions in this window:
- the LOC108197343 gene encoding uncharacterized protein LOC108197343; its protein translation is MSGDGNFQQIWNFRSKDDDIDSSSDDSKSSKGEAKRDLASALIFVGNDDNSDDPGNEKIDQVQPGEGVQSKKPRPKKQPTTKAKEKKSKTETETKADTTKAKAQTTKARGKKSKTERKTEKVSRKGISKRKKKISALNSALLNEFKIFTETIIQDLRVQREQMFAQMKEEMQKLVSVELNTVKTTKPKSRKIAGQVRHVKSTESDMRPWNSSDGTLGRSIVSSWIPDSNNYSNVLDERVTYDHQAVQNLSSNKKEKGEPMGLLAKQPMYTCNQSDQFVASSYVTLPSPPSGKLLEHQNTDSPFRNGNTTALACDRRNMMINAMNHSGYISGAQVEVPFPGFTQMGTKYVRFNDQHCTQNSSTRNGFQLPFHQRLENTFNIPSQLENYSGGNNLLGWRMNGGTMGFSANAQTLSDNIAVNNVRNGMPCKANEEVNRFSIQDLRDGNFN
- the LOC108204768 gene encoding UDP-N-acetylmuramoyl-L-alanyl-D-glutamate--2,6-diaminopimelate ligase MurE homolog, chloroplastic, with the translated sequence MTLHTIFTLSPPLPISLKSSFPPKFLKTHCPNFPIFRIKSPLSLTPFAIGPDGKFYPTPSDNDPPEAAEDATHGVNKYTQISRQASRARKIADEEYKKDQSIFLNAIADVEDAPDNPNLAEENDSGDDLFGEIDKAIALKRKEFVKQGLLKPNPKKEKGKAGEVVDELEPEEADDLEEIDELQGLAGNVEDSELESSDLEVSDDDLRKNDLSDNESFDVDFNSFGSGKARIVDPKFRMTLAELLDESKVVPVSVYGNLEIEITGIQHDSRMVESGDLFVCCVGKKNDGHLFLSEADKRGAVAVVASKEIDIEDTLGCKALVLVEDTSAVLAALSASFFRYPSKKMSVIGITGTNGKTTTSYLIKGMYEAMGVRTGMLSSVEYYIHGDNKLESPHTAPDTVLVQKLMAKMEHNGTEALVMEASSHGLASGRCDEIDFDIAVFTNLTKGHSDFDGSEEEYRDAKAKLFSRMVDPERHRKIVNIDDPHAAFFISQGNPEVPVVTFAMENKNADIHPLKYELSLFETQVLVNTPQGILEISSGLLGRHNIYNILAAVAVGIAVGAPLEDIVRGIEEVDAVPGRCELIDEEQAFGVIVDYANTPDGLSRLLDLVRELGPRRVITVIGCCGESERGKRPLMTKISTEKSDVTLLTSDNPRNEDPLDILDDMLSGVGMTMQDYLKHGENDYYPPLPNGNRLFLHDIRRVAVRAAVAMGEEGDVVVVAGKGHETYDIEGDKKEFFDDREECREALQYVDELHQAGIDTSEFPWRLPESH